Proteins from one Bos indicus x Bos taurus breed Angus x Brahman F1 hybrid chromosome 19, Bos_hybrid_MaternalHap_v2.0, whole genome shotgun sequence genomic window:
- the TMEM94 gene encoding transmembrane protein 94 isoform X5 has product MLFKRAELWTAPQGKGGKGEPPLALGLSTRKALSILKEQLEAVLDGHLKERKKCLTWKEMWRSSFLHHGNRCSCFHWPGASLMLLAVFLLLACCGGQPAGSRGVELVNASALFLLLLLNLVLIGRQDRLKRREVERRLRGIIDQIQDALRDGKEVKWPDAMYPDLHMPFAPSWSLHWAYRDGHLVNLPVSLLVEGDIIALRPGQESFASLRGIKDDEHIVLEPGDLFPPFSPPPSPRGEVKKGPQNPQQHRLFRVLETPVIDNIRWCLDMALSRPVTALDNERFTVQSVMLRYAVPVVLASFLITNALRFMLNAPGVTTWQYTLLQLQVNGVLPILPLLFPVLWVLATACGEARVLAQMSKASPSSLLAKFSEDTLSSYTEAVSSQEMLRCIWGHFLRVIQGTSPTLSHSSSLLHSLGSVTVLCCVDKQGILSWPNPSPETVLFFSGKVEPPHSSHEDLTDDLSTRSFCHPEVEEEPHERDALLASSLNAPLHLSNEQERGGHWPSDGPKASEPHPHHRAHGRSKHLSGSSVSFSRDTEGGEDDDPSKTQHGPEGEPYEAEDFVCDYHLEMLSLSQDQQNPSCIQFDDSNWQLHLTSLKPLGLNVLLNLCDASVTERLCRFSDHLCNVALQESRSAVLPVRVPWGLCELARLIGFTPGAKELFKQGNHLALYRLPSAETMKENSLGRLSCVTKRRPPLSHMISLFIKDTTTSTEQMLSHGTADVVLEACTDFWDGADIYPLSGSDRKKVLDFYQRACLSGYCSAFAYKPMSCALSSQLNGKCIELVQAPGQNSIFTTCELPSTIPIKLSARRGSWSSDGIGEVLEKEDCMQALSGQIFMGMVSSQYQARLDIVRLIDGLVNACIRFVYFSLEDELKSKVFAEKMGLETGWNCHISLTPNGDMPGSEIPPSSPSHAGSLHDDLNQASRDDAEGLLLMEEEGHSDLISFQPTDSDLPSFLEDCNRAKLPRGIHQVRPHLQNIDNVPLLVPLFTDCTPETMCEMIKIMQEYGEVTCCLGSSANLRNSCLFLQSDVSIALDPLYPSRCSWETFGYATSTSMAQASDGLSPLQLSGQLNSLPCSLTFRQEETISIIRLIEQARHATYGIRKCFLFLLQCQLTLVVIQFLSCLVQLPPILSTTDILWLSCFCYPLLSISLLGKPPHSSIMSMATGKNLQSIPKKTQHYFLLCFLLKFSLTISSCLICFAFTLQSFCDRSRARNLTNCSSIMLPSHVDKAPAWFDNFANGLLSAQKLAAALIVLHTVFISITHVHRTKPLWRKSPLTNLWWAVTVPVVLLGQVAQTAVDLQLWTHRDSHVHFGLEDVPLLTWLLGCLSLVLVVVTNEVVKLHEIRVRVRYQKRQKLQFETKLGMNSPF; this is encoded by the exons ATGCTCTTTAAGCGGGCAGAGCTGTGGACGGCCCCTCAGGGCAAAGGCGGCAAA ggCGAGCCGCCCTTGGCCCTGGGCCTGTCCACCCGGAAGGCCCTCAGCATTCTGAAGGAGCAGCTGGAGGCAGTGCTGGATGGACACCTGAAGGAGCGGAAGAAATGTCTCACGTGGAAG GAGATGTGGAGAAGCAGCTTCCTGCACCATGGGAACCGCTGCTCCTGTTTCCACTGGCCGGGCGCCTCGCTCATGCTCCTGGCTGTGTTCCTGCTGCTCGCCTGCTGCGGGGGCCAGCCAGCCGGCAG CCGCGGGGTGGAGCTGGTGAACGCCTCAGCGCTCTTCCTCCTGCTGCTCCTCAACCTCGTCCTCATTGGGCGGCAAGATCGGCTGAAGCGTCGGGAGGTAGAACGGAGACTGCGGGGCATCATTGACCAAATCCAAG ATGCCCTCAGGGATGGCAAGGAGGTCAAGTGGCCAGATGCCATGTATCCAGACCTCCACATGCCCTTCGCACCATCTTGGTCTCTGCACTGGGCCTATAGAGATGGACATCTCGTCAACCTGCCGGTTAGCCTGCTGGTAGAAGGCGACATCATAGCTCTGAGGCCAGGCCAGGAATCCTTTGCTTCCCTGCGGGGCATCAAG GACGACGAGCACATCGTCTTGGAGCCGGGAGACCTGTTCCCCCCTTTCTCACCACCCCCGTCCCCCCGGGGAGAAGTGAAGAAGGGGCCGCAGAACCCCCAGCAGCACCGGCTCTTCCGTGTCCTCGAGACCCCCGTGATCGACAACATCAG GTGGTGCCTGGACATGGCCCTGTCCCGCCCGGTGACCGCTCTGGACAACGAGAGGTTCACAGTGCAGTCGGTGATGCTGCGCTACGCGGTGCCCGTGGTCCTG GCCAGCTTCCTCATCACTAACGCCCTGCGCTTCATGCTCAATGCCCCAGGTGTCACCACCTGGCAATACACTCTCCTCCAGCTGCAG GTGAATGGCGTCCTGCCCATCCTCCCCCTGCTCTTCCCAGTCCTCTGGGTCCTGGCAACCGCCTGTGGAGAAGCCCGTGTCCTGGCCCAGATGAGCAAGgcctcccccagctccctg CTGGCCAAGTTCTCGGAGGACACTCTCAGCAGCTATACAGAAGCCGTGTCCTCTCAG GAGATGCTGCGCTGCATTTGGGGCCACTTCCTGCGGGTGATCCAGGGGACGTCGCCCACACTGAGCCACAGCTCCAGCCTGCTGCACAGCCTGGGCTCCGTCACG GTCCTGTGCTGTGTGGACAAACAGGGGATCCTGTCGTGGCCCAACCCCAGCCCGGAGACCGTGCTGTTCTTCAGTGGGAAGGTGGAGCCCCCGCACAGCAGCCACGAGGACCTCACAGACGACCTGTCCACCCGCTCCTTCTGCCATCccgaggtggaggaggag CCCCACGAACGCGACGCCCTCCTGGCCAGCTCCCTGAACGCCCCGCTGCACCTTTCCAATGAGCAGGAGCGCGGCGGCCACTGGCCAAGCGATGGTCCCAAGGCGTCCGAGCCCCACCCTCACCACCGGGCACACGGCCGCAGCAAACACCTGTCTGGCTCCAGCGTGAGCTTCAGCAGGGACACCGAGGGCGGCGAAGACGACGACCCCAGCAAG aCGCAGCACGGGCCAGAGGGCGAGCCCTACGAAGCCGAGGACTTCGTGTGTGACTACCACCTGGAGATGCTCAGCCTGTCCCAGGACCAGCAGAACCCCTCCTGCATCCAGTTTGATGACTCCAACTGGCAGCTGCACCTCACCTCGCTCAAGCCGCTGGGCCTCAACGTGCTGCTGAACCTGTGCGACGCCAGCGTCACCGAGCGGCTCTGCCGGTTCTCAGACCACCTGTGCAACGTCGCCCTGCAGGAGAGCCGCAGCGCCGTGCTGCCCGTGCGTGTGCCCTGGGGCCTCTGTGAGCTCGCCCGCCTCATCG GCTTCACTCCCGGGGCCAAGGAGCTCTTCAAGCAGGGGAACCACCTCGCACTCTACCGTCTCCCCAGCGCTGAGACCATGAAGGAGAACTCGCTGGGGAGGCTGTCCTGCGTCACCAAGCGGCGGCCCCCGCTTAGCCACATGATCAGCCTCTTCATCAAGGACACCACCACCA GCACAGAGCAGATGCTGTCCCACGGCACGGCTGACGTGGTCTTGGAGGCCTGCACAGACTTCTGGGACGGAGCTGACATCTACCCTCTTTCAGGTTCCGACAG AAAGAAAGTGCTGGATTTCTACCAGCGAGCCTGCCTGTCTGGCTACTGCTCTGCCTTCGCCTACAAGCCCATGAGCTGTGCCCTGTCCTCCCAGCTCAATGGCAAGTGCATCGAGCTGGTGCAGGCGCCCGGCCAGAACAGCATCTTCACCACGTGCGAGCTGCCCAGCACCATTCCCATCAAGCTGAGCGCCCGCCGCGGCAGCTGGAGCTCAGACG GGATCGGGgaggtgctggagaaggaagACTGCATGCAGGCCCTGAGTGGCCAGATCTTCATGGGCATGGTGTCCTCCCAGTACCAGGCCCGCCTGGACATCGTGCGCCTCATCGACGGGCTGGTCAACGCCTGCATCCGCTTCGTCTACTTCTCATTGGAGGATGAGCTCAAAAGCAAG GTGTTTGCAGAGAAGATGGGCCTGGAGACGGGCTGGAATTGCCACATCTCCCTCACGCCCAATGGTGACATGCCCGGCTCCGAGATCcccccctccagccccagccaTGCTGGCTCCCTGCACGACGACCTGAACCAGG CATCCCGAGACGACGCGGAAGGACTCCTTCTAATGGAGGAGGAGGGTCACTCGGACCTCATTAGCTTCCAGCCCACGGATAGCGACCTCCCCAGCTTCCTGGAAGACTGCAACCGG GCCAAGCTGCCCCGGGGCATCCACCAGGTGCGGCCCCACCTGCAGAACATCGACAACGTGCCCCTGCTGGTGCCCCTCTTCACCGACTGTACCCCCGAGA CCATGTGTGAGATGATCAAGATCATGCAGGAGTACGGGGAGGTGACCTGCTGCCTGGGCAGCTCCGCCAACCTGCGGAACAGCTGCCTCTTCCTCCAGAGTGACGTCAG CATCGCCCTGGACCCCCTGTACCCGTCTCGCTGCTCCTGGGAGACCTTCGGCTACGCCACCAGCACCAGCATGGCCCAGGCCTCGGATGGCCTTTCCCCCCTGCAGCTCTCGGGGCAGCTCAACAGCCTGCCCTGCTCGCTGACCTTCCGCCAGGAGGAGACCATCAGCATCATCCGGCTCATCGAGCAG GCCCGGCACGCCACGTACGGCATCCGCAAGTGCTTCCTCTTCCTGCTGCAGTGCCAGCTGACGCTTGTGGTCATCCAG TTCCTCTCTTGCCTCGTCCAGCTGCCGCCAATCCTGAGCACCACCGACATCCTGTGGCTGTCCTGTTTTTGCTACCCTCTGCTCAG catttctttactGGGAAAGCCCCCACATAGCTCCATCATGTCTATGGCAACGGGGAAGAACCTTCAGTCCATTCCTAAGAAG ACCCAGCACTACTTCCTGCTGTGCTTCTTGCTGAAGTTCAGCCTCACCATCAGCTCGTGCCTCATCTGCTTTGCCTTCACACTGCAGAGCTTCTGCGACAGGTCCCGGGCCCGCAACCTCACCAACTGCTCCTCCATCATGCTGCCCAG CCACGTCGACAAGGCCCCAGCCTGGTTTGACAACTTCGCCAACGGGCTGCTGTCGGCTCAGAAGCTTGCCGCTGCCCTGATCGTCCTACACACTG TCTTCATCTCCATCACCCATGTGCACCGCACCAAGCCCCTGTGGAGGAAGAGCCCCCTGACGAACCTGTGGTGGGCCGTGACCGTGCCCGTGGT GCTGCTGGGGCAGGTGGCCCAGACGGCAGTGGACCTGCAGCTGTGGACACACAGGGACAGCCACGTCCACTTCGGCCTGGAGGACGTGCCTCTGCTGACGTGGCTCCTGGGCTGCCTGTCTCTGGTCCTTGTGGTGGTCACCAACGAGGTCGTGAAACTGCACGAGATCCG AGTCCGCGTCCGCTACCAGAAGCGACAGAAGCTGCAGTTTGAAACTAAGCTGGGCATGAACTCTCCTTTCTGA
- the TMEM94 gene encoding transmembrane protein 94 isoform X1 — translation MLFKRAELWTAPQGKGGKGEPPLALGLSTRKALSILKEQLEAVLDGHLKERKKCLTWKEMWRSSFLHHGNRCSCFHWPGASLMLLAVFLLLACCGGQPAGSRGVELVNASALFLLLLLNLVLIGRQDRLKRREVERRLRGIIDQIQDALRDGKEVKWPDAMYPDLHMPFAPSWSLHWAYRDGHLVNLPVSLLVEGDIIALRPGQESFASLRGIKDDEHIVLEPGDLFPPFSPPPSPRGEVKKGPQNPQQHRLFRVLETPVIDNIRWCLDMALSRPVTALDNERFTVQSVMLRYAVPVVLASFLITNALRFMLNAPGVTTWQYTLLQLQVNGVLPILPLLFPVLWVLATACGEARVLAQMSKASPSSLLAKFSEDTLSSYTEAVSSQEMLRCIWGHFLRVIQGTSPTLSHSSSLLHSLGSVTVLCCVDKQGILSWPNPSPETVLFFSGKVEPPHSSHEDLTDDLSTRSFCHPEVEEEPHERDALLASSLNAPLHLSNEQERGGHWPSDGPKASEPHPHHRAHGRSKHLSGSSVSFSRDTEGGEDDDPSKTQHGPEGEPYEAEDFVCDYHLEMLSLSQDQQNPSCIQFDDSNWQLHLTSLKPLGLNVLLNLCDASVTERLCRFSDHLCNVALQESRSAVLPVRVPWGLCELARLIGFTPGAKELFKQGNHLALYRLPSAETMKENSLGRLSCVTKRRPPLSHMISLFIKDTTTSTEQMLSHGTADVVLEACTDFWDGADIYPLSGSDRKKVLDFYQRACLSGYCSAFAYKPMSCALSSQLNGKCIELVQAPGQNSIFTTCELPSTIPIKLSARRGSWSSDEGIGEVLEKEDCMQALSGQIFMGMVSSQYQARLDIVRLIDGLVNACIRFVYFSLEDELKSKVFAEKMGLETGWNCHISLTPNGDMPGSEIPPSSPSHAGSLHDDLNQGEGRGLVWTRASRDDAEGLLLMEEEGHSDLISFQPTDSDLPSFLEDCNRAKLPRGIHQVRPHLQNIDNVPLLVPLFTDCTPETMCEMIKIMQEYGEVTCCLGSSANLRNSCLFLQSDVSIALDPLYPSRCSWETFGYATSTSMAQASDGLSPLQLSGQLNSLPCSLTFRQEETISIIRLIEQARHATYGIRKCFLFLLQCQLTLVVIQFLSCLVQLPPILSTTDILWLSCFCYPLLSISLLGKPPHSSIMSMATGKNLQSIPKKTQHYFLLCFLLKFSLTISSCLICFAFTLQSFCDRSRARNLTNCSSIMLPSHVDKAPAWFDNFANGLLSAQKLAAALIVLHTVFISITHVHRTKPLWRKSPLTNLWWAVTVPVVLLGQVAQTAVDLQLWTHRDSHVHFGLEDVPLLTWLLGCLSLVLVVVTNEVVKLHEIRVRVRYQKRQKLQFETKLGMNSPF, via the exons ATGCTCTTTAAGCGGGCAGAGCTGTGGACGGCCCCTCAGGGCAAAGGCGGCAAA ggCGAGCCGCCCTTGGCCCTGGGCCTGTCCACCCGGAAGGCCCTCAGCATTCTGAAGGAGCAGCTGGAGGCAGTGCTGGATGGACACCTGAAGGAGCGGAAGAAATGTCTCACGTGGAAG GAGATGTGGAGAAGCAGCTTCCTGCACCATGGGAACCGCTGCTCCTGTTTCCACTGGCCGGGCGCCTCGCTCATGCTCCTGGCTGTGTTCCTGCTGCTCGCCTGCTGCGGGGGCCAGCCAGCCGGCAG CCGCGGGGTGGAGCTGGTGAACGCCTCAGCGCTCTTCCTCCTGCTGCTCCTCAACCTCGTCCTCATTGGGCGGCAAGATCGGCTGAAGCGTCGGGAGGTAGAACGGAGACTGCGGGGCATCATTGACCAAATCCAAG ATGCCCTCAGGGATGGCAAGGAGGTCAAGTGGCCAGATGCCATGTATCCAGACCTCCACATGCCCTTCGCACCATCTTGGTCTCTGCACTGGGCCTATAGAGATGGACATCTCGTCAACCTGCCGGTTAGCCTGCTGGTAGAAGGCGACATCATAGCTCTGAGGCCAGGCCAGGAATCCTTTGCTTCCCTGCGGGGCATCAAG GACGACGAGCACATCGTCTTGGAGCCGGGAGACCTGTTCCCCCCTTTCTCACCACCCCCGTCCCCCCGGGGAGAAGTGAAGAAGGGGCCGCAGAACCCCCAGCAGCACCGGCTCTTCCGTGTCCTCGAGACCCCCGTGATCGACAACATCAG GTGGTGCCTGGACATGGCCCTGTCCCGCCCGGTGACCGCTCTGGACAACGAGAGGTTCACAGTGCAGTCGGTGATGCTGCGCTACGCGGTGCCCGTGGTCCTG GCCAGCTTCCTCATCACTAACGCCCTGCGCTTCATGCTCAATGCCCCAGGTGTCACCACCTGGCAATACACTCTCCTCCAGCTGCAG GTGAATGGCGTCCTGCCCATCCTCCCCCTGCTCTTCCCAGTCCTCTGGGTCCTGGCAACCGCCTGTGGAGAAGCCCGTGTCCTGGCCCAGATGAGCAAGgcctcccccagctccctg CTGGCCAAGTTCTCGGAGGACACTCTCAGCAGCTATACAGAAGCCGTGTCCTCTCAG GAGATGCTGCGCTGCATTTGGGGCCACTTCCTGCGGGTGATCCAGGGGACGTCGCCCACACTGAGCCACAGCTCCAGCCTGCTGCACAGCCTGGGCTCCGTCACG GTCCTGTGCTGTGTGGACAAACAGGGGATCCTGTCGTGGCCCAACCCCAGCCCGGAGACCGTGCTGTTCTTCAGTGGGAAGGTGGAGCCCCCGCACAGCAGCCACGAGGACCTCACAGACGACCTGTCCACCCGCTCCTTCTGCCATCccgaggtggaggaggag CCCCACGAACGCGACGCCCTCCTGGCCAGCTCCCTGAACGCCCCGCTGCACCTTTCCAATGAGCAGGAGCGCGGCGGCCACTGGCCAAGCGATGGTCCCAAGGCGTCCGAGCCCCACCCTCACCACCGGGCACACGGCCGCAGCAAACACCTGTCTGGCTCCAGCGTGAGCTTCAGCAGGGACACCGAGGGCGGCGAAGACGACGACCCCAGCAAG aCGCAGCACGGGCCAGAGGGCGAGCCCTACGAAGCCGAGGACTTCGTGTGTGACTACCACCTGGAGATGCTCAGCCTGTCCCAGGACCAGCAGAACCCCTCCTGCATCCAGTTTGATGACTCCAACTGGCAGCTGCACCTCACCTCGCTCAAGCCGCTGGGCCTCAACGTGCTGCTGAACCTGTGCGACGCCAGCGTCACCGAGCGGCTCTGCCGGTTCTCAGACCACCTGTGCAACGTCGCCCTGCAGGAGAGCCGCAGCGCCGTGCTGCCCGTGCGTGTGCCCTGGGGCCTCTGTGAGCTCGCCCGCCTCATCG GCTTCACTCCCGGGGCCAAGGAGCTCTTCAAGCAGGGGAACCACCTCGCACTCTACCGTCTCCCCAGCGCTGAGACCATGAAGGAGAACTCGCTGGGGAGGCTGTCCTGCGTCACCAAGCGGCGGCCCCCGCTTAGCCACATGATCAGCCTCTTCATCAAGGACACCACCACCA GCACAGAGCAGATGCTGTCCCACGGCACGGCTGACGTGGTCTTGGAGGCCTGCACAGACTTCTGGGACGGAGCTGACATCTACCCTCTTTCAGGTTCCGACAG AAAGAAAGTGCTGGATTTCTACCAGCGAGCCTGCCTGTCTGGCTACTGCTCTGCCTTCGCCTACAAGCCCATGAGCTGTGCCCTGTCCTCCCAGCTCAATGGCAAGTGCATCGAGCTGGTGCAGGCGCCCGGCCAGAACAGCATCTTCACCACGTGCGAGCTGCCCAGCACCATTCCCATCAAGCTGAGCGCCCGCCGCGGCAGCTGGAGCTCAGACG AAGGGATCGGGgaggtgctggagaaggaagACTGCATGCAGGCCCTGAGTGGCCAGATCTTCATGGGCATGGTGTCCTCCCAGTACCAGGCCCGCCTGGACATCGTGCGCCTCATCGACGGGCTGGTCAACGCCTGCATCCGCTTCGTCTACTTCTCATTGGAGGATGAGCTCAAAAGCAAG GTGTTTGCAGAGAAGATGGGCCTGGAGACGGGCTGGAATTGCCACATCTCCCTCACGCCCAATGGTGACATGCCCGGCTCCGAGATCcccccctccagccccagccaTGCTGGCTCCCTGCACGACGACCTGAACCAGGGTGAGGGCAGAGGCTTGGTGTGGACACGAG CATCCCGAGACGACGCGGAAGGACTCCTTCTAATGGAGGAGGAGGGTCACTCGGACCTCATTAGCTTCCAGCCCACGGATAGCGACCTCCCCAGCTTCCTGGAAGACTGCAACCGG GCCAAGCTGCCCCGGGGCATCCACCAGGTGCGGCCCCACCTGCAGAACATCGACAACGTGCCCCTGCTGGTGCCCCTCTTCACCGACTGTACCCCCGAGA CCATGTGTGAGATGATCAAGATCATGCAGGAGTACGGGGAGGTGACCTGCTGCCTGGGCAGCTCCGCCAACCTGCGGAACAGCTGCCTCTTCCTCCAGAGTGACGTCAG CATCGCCCTGGACCCCCTGTACCCGTCTCGCTGCTCCTGGGAGACCTTCGGCTACGCCACCAGCACCAGCATGGCCCAGGCCTCGGATGGCCTTTCCCCCCTGCAGCTCTCGGGGCAGCTCAACAGCCTGCCCTGCTCGCTGACCTTCCGCCAGGAGGAGACCATCAGCATCATCCGGCTCATCGAGCAG GCCCGGCACGCCACGTACGGCATCCGCAAGTGCTTCCTCTTCCTGCTGCAGTGCCAGCTGACGCTTGTGGTCATCCAG TTCCTCTCTTGCCTCGTCCAGCTGCCGCCAATCCTGAGCACCACCGACATCCTGTGGCTGTCCTGTTTTTGCTACCCTCTGCTCAG catttctttactGGGAAAGCCCCCACATAGCTCCATCATGTCTATGGCAACGGGGAAGAACCTTCAGTCCATTCCTAAGAAG ACCCAGCACTACTTCCTGCTGTGCTTCTTGCTGAAGTTCAGCCTCACCATCAGCTCGTGCCTCATCTGCTTTGCCTTCACACTGCAGAGCTTCTGCGACAGGTCCCGGGCCCGCAACCTCACCAACTGCTCCTCCATCATGCTGCCCAG CCACGTCGACAAGGCCCCAGCCTGGTTTGACAACTTCGCCAACGGGCTGCTGTCGGCTCAGAAGCTTGCCGCTGCCCTGATCGTCCTACACACTG TCTTCATCTCCATCACCCATGTGCACCGCACCAAGCCCCTGTGGAGGAAGAGCCCCCTGACGAACCTGTGGTGGGCCGTGACCGTGCCCGTGGT GCTGCTGGGGCAGGTGGCCCAGACGGCAGTGGACCTGCAGCTGTGGACACACAGGGACAGCCACGTCCACTTCGGCCTGGAGGACGTGCCTCTGCTGACGTGGCTCCTGGGCTGCCTGTCTCTGGTCCTTGTGGTGGTCACCAACGAGGTCGTGAAACTGCACGAGATCCG AGTCCGCGTCCGCTACCAGAAGCGACAGAAGCTGCAGTTTGAAACTAAGCTGGGCATGAACTCTCCTTTCTGA